A region of Takifugu flavidus isolate HTHZ2018 chromosome 2, ASM371156v2, whole genome shotgun sequence DNA encodes the following proteins:
- the LOC130518975 gene encoding interleukin-17C-like, translating to MSWTSLKMISLGSLLLFGERPLCAGGSPCVSENEANQRLERFHKNRPGPWVPRKDHRTTCEDVARLLESEDVASQLKGEHMTRSVSPWRYRIDSNINRSPAEIPMAECLCKGCILEHKETHDYNSVSVTTHIKVLYKIPCPDDPGKYLMKHEYFEVSVGCICVEPKRSS from the exons ATGTCGTGGACCAGCCTTAAGATG ATTTCTCTGGGCTCGCTGCTTCTCTTCGGCGAACGGCCACTGTGCGCCGGCGGCTCCCCGTGTGTCAGTGAGAACGAGGCCAATCAGCGCCTGGAAAGGTTCCATAAGAACCGGCCCGGCCCCTGGGTGCCTCGCAAAGACCACCGAACCACCTGCGAAGATGTGGCGCGTCTGCTGGAAAGCGAAGATGTGGCGTCTCAGCTGAAAGGCGAACACATGACGCGCTCTGTCTCCCCCTGGAGGTACAG GATCGACAGCAACATAAACCGGTCGCCTGCTGAAATTCCCATGGCCGAGTGCCTGTGTAAAGGCTGTATCCTGGAGCATAAGGAGACTCACGACTACAACTCTGTGAGCGTGACCACACACATTAAGGTGTTGTACAAAATTCCGTGTCCAGATGACCCTGGCAAATATTTAATGAAACATGAGTACTTTGAGGTTTCGGTGGGCTGCATATGCGTTGAGCCAAAACGCTCATCTTAA
- the LOC130517863 gene encoding beta-1,3-galactosyltransferase 1-like: protein MSPRTDDLNFTEWLQRAAAGWKERRRCCCWSRRHCFFFILLLGVGFFLYTNIHDVRLNWNAEWWLNYKTTAWWILYRNQTLVSPSWNPSSSGSSAFPHNFTSTERTLWNTEDSSQNSEPVPYKSPGPYLVEYPYEYHFVINQPQKCQQLKPFLVLVVPVAPHNRAHRDVVRNTWGGESPVLGKVVMLMFLLGLQSGEGAGQLQEQLIQESEEHQDLIQSDFLDCYKNLTIKTMVMLEWLDSYCSGASYAMKIDSDMFLNVPNLINMLSEAPTSNYMTGLVATNAQVLRNPNSKWYLPTEVYPDLVYPRYALGLGYVLSLDLSKKLVEASRHVRAVYIEDVYLGLCMQFLGISPTDPPRGDYFHVFPVAYSRCTYSILIATTTDEHTDRMKEWEDFRRPGPHC, encoded by the exons ATGTCGCCCAGGACAGATGATCTCAATTTTACAGAGTGGCT gcagagagcagcagcaggttggaaGGAGCGCAGAAGATGTTGCTGCTGGTCCCGGCGCCACTGCTTCTTCTTCATTCTGTTGCTCGGGGTCGGGTTCTTCTTGTACACAAATATCCATGACGTGAGGCTCAATTGGAACGCTGAATGGTGGCTCAACTACAAAACAACTGCATGGTGGATTTTATATCGAAACCAGACTCTGGTCTCTCCCAGCTGGAATCCTTCCAGCTCTGGGTCTTCTGCGTTCCCTCACAATTTCACATCAACAGAGAGGACTCTTTGGAACACCGAGGATTCTTCCCAGAACTCGGAGCCGGTTCCGTATAAGTCTCCAGGACCGTACTTGGTGGAATACCCCTATGAGTACCACTTCGTCATAAACCAGCCACAGAAATGCCAGCAGCTGAAGCCGTTCCTGGTCCTGGTGGTACCGGTGGCGCCCCACAACAGAGCTCATCGGGACGTCGTCCGAAACACCTGGGGAGGCGAAAGCCCCGTGCTGGGCAAAGTGGTGAtgctgatgttcctgctggGGCTTCAAAGTGGGGAGGGAGCGGGGCAgcttcaggagcagctgatACAGGAGAGTGAAGAGCATCAGGACCTGATCCAGAGTGACTTCCTGGACTGCTACAAGAACCTGACCATCAAAACCATGGTGATGCTGGAGTGGCTGGACTCTTACTGCTCTGGAGCTTCGTACGCCATGAAGATCGACTCAGACATGTTTCTGAACGTCCCCAATCTCATCAACATGCTGTCAGAAGCTCCCACGTCCAACTACATGACAGGACTGGTAGCAACAAACGCACAAGTTCTGCGGAATCCCAACTCTAAGTGGTATTTGCCAACGGAGGTTTACCCTGACTTGGTGTACCCTCGATACGCTTTGGGTCTGGGATATGTTTTGTCTCTGGATCTCTCAaagaagctggtggaggcaTCCAGACACGTCAGAGCTGTTTACATCGAGGACGTGTATTTGGGCTTGTGTATGCAGTTCCTGGGTATCTCCCCTACTGACCCACCCAGGGGGGACTACTTTCACGTCTTTCCTGTGGCCTACAGCCGCTGTACTTACTCTATACTCATCGCCACGACCACTGACGAACACACCGACCGCATGAAGGAGTGGGAGGACTTTAGAAGGCCGGGCCCTCACTGTTGA
- the LOC130518764 gene encoding beta-1,3-galactosyltransferase 1-like, whose translation MPWKRRKVSERRRCYWSRRHCFFFILLMGIGFFFYTNVQDVGHNWNPDWWVNYNMTPWWILYRNQTLVSPSWNPSSSGSSALPHNFTSTERTLWNTEDSSQNSEPVPYKSPGPYLVEYPYEYHFVINQPQKCQQLKPFLVLVVPVAPHNRAHRDVVRNTWGGESPVLGKVVMLMFLLGLQSGEGAGQLQEQLIQESEEHQDLIQSDFLDCYKNLTIKTMVMLEWLDSYCSGASYAMKIDSDMFLNVPNLINMLSDAPTSNYVTGLVTINGQVMRNPNSKWYLPTEVYPDLVYPRYVLGLGYVLSLDLSKKLVEASRHVRAVYIEDVYLGLCMQFLGISPTDPPRADYFHVFPVAYSRCTYSILIATTTDEHTDRMEEWEDFRRPGPRC comes from the exons ATGCCCTG gaagaggaggaaagtgtCTGAGCGCAGAAGATGTTATTGGTCCCGGCGCCACTGCTTCTTCTTCATTCTGTTGATGGGGATCGGGTTCTTCTTCTACACAAATGTCCAGGACGTGGGGCATAACTGGAACCCTGACTGGTGGGTCAACTACAACATGACACCTTGGTGGATTTTATATCGAAACCAGACTCTGGTCTCTCCCAGCTGGAATCCTTCCAGCTCTGGGTCTTCTGCGCTCCCTCACAATTTCACATCAACAGAGAGGACTCTTTGGAACACCGAGGATTCTTCCCAGAACTCGGAGCCGGTTCCGTATAAGTCTCCAGGACCGTACTTGGTGGAATACCCCTACGAGTACCACTTCGTCATAAACCAGCCACAGAAATGCCAGCAGCTGAAGCCGTTCCTGGTCCTGGTGGTACCGGTGGCGCCCCACAACAGAGCTCATCGGGACGTCGTCCGGAACACCTGGGGAGGCGAAAGCCCCGTGCTGGGCAAAGTGGTGAtgctgatgttcctgctggGGCTTCAAAGTGGGGAGGGAGCGGGGCAgcttcaggagcagctgatACAGGAGAGTGAAGAGCATCAGGACCTGATCCAGAGTGACTTCCTGGACTGCTACAAGAACCTGACCATCAAAACCATGGTGATGCTGGAGTGGCTGGACTCTTATTGCTCTGGAGCTTCGTACGCCATGAAGATCGACTCAGACATGTTTCTGAACGTCCCCAATCTCATCAACATGCTGTCAGACGCTCCCACGTCCAACTACGTGACAGGACTGGTGACAATAAATGGACAAGTTATGCGGAATCCCAACTCTAAGTGGTATTTGCCAACGGAGGTTTACCCTGACTTGGTGTACCCTCGATATGTTTTGGGTCTGGGATACGTTTTGTCTCTGGATCTCTCAaagaagctggtggaggcaTCCAGACACGTCAGAGCTGTTTACATCGAGGACGTGTATTTGGGCTTGTGTATGCAGTTCCTGGGTATCTCCCCTACTGACCCACCCAGGGCGGACTACTTTCACGTCTTTCCTGTGGCCTACAGCCGCTGTACTTACTCTATACTGATTGCCACGACCACTGACGAACACACCGACCGcatggaggagtgggaggactTTAGAAGGCCAGGCCCTCGCTGTTGA